The region GAGGACAGTCGGAAACTTGAAGTATACAGATTTCAATGAAGTGATTGCATTTATTTCAAAATTGAAGAAGACGGGGCTGTCTAGCCTAGGAAAACAATTATTTGTCGTTTTTGAAGACTTGAGAATAGAAGAAATGATCAAACGGGAGAGGCCGGGGACAACGAAGGCATTTCAGGTGAGGCGTTCCATTTATCGGAAACACTTTGAAACCCAGCAAAATGTGAATTTAGTTAAAAGCGTCTTTACTGATGCATTGTTCAATACCATATATTTGCTGATTCATTCTACGTCCCCGCTAGAAGAAGTTCCGACGATCACCGAAAAGATTGAGCTCGCACTTCCATTCATCAGACAGCAACTAATGAAGGTTTATGAATCAAAGTCAACGAAGGAAAATATAAATATTTGTTTGGAATTGATTGATGTCTTGGATGAAATTGTGGAAAAGGACATGTTAAACGAATATTTCCATCTTCCCGAGAAAGTTTATTTTAAGGAAGAGACCTCGGAAACCTTTGATGACTTAAAGCGTAAAGATCCTTTGAAAAATAGGGATGTCCAAGAAAAGGAGAAAGAAGAAAACGAAGAAGTTTTTGAAGAAGAAATGAAAACTTGGCATCGGGAAACAAAAGACATGAGCAAAAGCTTCCTGCAGTTCGATCTTGACCAAGGCACACAAACTGACCTCCTCGGTGAAGGAGTCAGGGAGGGGGATGCTGGAGACCAGGCACTCGGAATCGTTCAGGGATCTTCCAAACAAACATCACGGAATGATTATTCGCAAATGGAAGCAGTGGAAAAAAGTGATGCAAAGGAAGGAAAGGAAGGACTTGAATTCGGCAAGGAAAATCGATATGCCTACCCTATCTTCCTCAAGCCTGATCCTCCGGCACCGGAGGAAATCAAAACATACAATCAACTTGTTCAATCAATCAGCACGTATCAGAAGAAATTGAAGAAAATGATTGAAAAGACCCTTGAGCACAAACGCATACAGCCAAGGACTGATTTGCATTTTGGAAGATTAAGCAAAAGGCTTCTTCGTTATTTTACAGATGATGCACCAAGATTATTTTACAAAAAATCAGAGCCATCCAGAGAAATCGATGCCGTTTTCAGCTTACTGGTCGATTGTTCCGCTTCTATGTTCGACAAGATGGATGAAACCAAAATCGGTATCGCATTATTTCATGAAGCCTTAAAGGGAGTGGCAGTCCCACATGAAATTGTAGGGTTCTGGGAAGATACAAACGATGCAACAGAGACGAGTCAGCCCAATTATTTCAAGACCGTCATCGACTACACATCTTCCACCTTGAAGCGAAGCGGCGCAGAAATCATGCAGCTTGAGCCCGAGGAGGACAATCGGGATGGATACGCGATAAGGATCACAATGGAGAAGCTTCTTCAAAGACATGAAAAGCAGAAATTCCTGCTTGTTTTTTCGGATGGAGAACCTGCTGCAATGGGATATGAACAGAATGGGATCGTTGACACTCATGAGGCGGTTTTGGAAGCACGCAAACAAGGGATTGAAGTCATCAATGTATTTCTTTCCAACGTTGAAATCGAAGAAAGCCAGAAGAAGGTCATCCAAAATATGTATGGCAGGTTCAGTCTTTTCGTTTCCAATATCGAGGATCTGCCTGATATTCTCTTCCCATTGTTGAGAAAATTGCTGTATAAAAGCCTTTGATGCTCCTTCTGAAGGGAATAAGAAAATCATTCTGCAGCCCGAATCCAAATCATTCCACTAGCCAATGTGGAAATCCCTTATTGTTTCTATAATGAACTTATAAGCGATAAGGAGTGATCAAACATGGATATTGGATGCTATATGATGATGGCTGCCAATGTGAATGAAATAAAAGCAAGACAGAAATTTATTGATGAACAGGGATGGAAGTATCAATCATCTCGTTCTGAAACAGCCAAAAGGTATGATTTTATCTTCCGGAAAAAAAGAAGAAAAAGCTTAGCTTGAGCATCTTGGGTTGAAATGAGGGAAAAGGGCCACTCATTTCAACCCTTTTTGATTTTCTGGAGATGCAGGTTAAGGAGTTGAATGATGCTGCTTTGCAAAAAACAAACAAATATTAATGAAAATCGAGGAAAAAACTAGTAAAATGTATGGAAGATACTCTTACCATAAAACTTAATAAAATGGACAATCTAATATACATACTGGGCAGGTCCATCCCTTGATTGGTAATTGTAAATGCACAGCTACAAGAGGAGGCATTTTACTTGCACAAACTTGATCCACATTATGTGTTTGAACTTGGACTATTATTAGTGATGCTGGCAGCTGGAATAACTGCTGTAGCCAAGAAATTTCGCCAGCCCTATCCCATAGCATTGGTGATTGTCGGTGCGGTCATTGGGACGTTTGATATCCCGGGTCTGGAATCATTAAAGCTTTTTATTACAAAAGGGGAAATTTTTAATTTCGTCGTGATTACATTATTTCTACCTGCATTATTAGGTGAAGCCGCTCTGAAACTCCCTTATCCACATTTAAAGAATAATAAAGAACCAATTGCTGCGCTGGCTTTCGGAGGAACTTTAATATCATTTCTAATCATCGGGTTTTCCATCCATTATCTTTTCGACTTTCCGATCCCAGCTTCATTTGTCTTTGCTGCTCTGATGAGCGCAACCGATCCGGTCAGTGTTCTTTCGATTTTCAAAAGTTTGGGTGTGAAAAAAAGATTGGCCATAGTCGTTGAAGGGGAAAGTCTTTTCAATGATGGTTTGGCGGTTGTACTGTTCAACATTTCTGCCTTTTACCTTCTTTCGTACATCGATGCAGGATGGGCTGGGCTTGGGAACGGGATTTGGGAATTCATAAAGGTCATCTCCCTCGGCTTGATGGTTGGTGGAGGTTTAGGTTATGCATTTTCCATATTGACTAAGTTCTATGATGACTATCCTTTGGAAATCATGTTCAGCGTCATTTTGTTTTATGGATCTTTCCTGCTGGCAGAAAGCCTGCATGCATCAGGGGTAATCGCTGTAGTCACTGCTGCCATCATCTTTGGAAATTTCGGTGCACGAATCGGGATGAGCCCTACTACCAAATTGAACATAAGCAACTTCTGGGATGTTGCTGCATTGTTGGCCAATTCGCTTGTATTCTTGATGGTCGGACTGGAAATTACAAGGATTAATCTCATGGATAAATGGGGATTGATCGTAGGGGCGATTGTCCTCGTTTTGATTGCCAGGACCATTGCAGTATACTCAAGTCTGGCTTTCATCAAAAGCTTTCCGACTAAATGGAAGCACATCATCAACTGGGGTGGATTGAAGGGCTCTTTATCCATCGCCCTTGTATTAAGTTTGCCGCATGATTTTGAAGGAAGAGAAGATATCCTGATTTTGGCATTCAGTGTGGTCCTGTTCTCCCTTGTGGTGCAGGGGCTATCCATCAAACCATTGATCGGCAAGCTCGGGATCAAGCAAAAGAGTGAGGCCATGATCGAGTATGAAGAGCTGCTGGCACAGCTGCACCGGTATGAAACAGCCATACAGGAAATACACCGGATCAAGCAAAAGCTGTTTATCACTGAGCACGTCTCAACAGAATTAATTGAAACATATGAAAAGAGAATCGACATGGTCAAAGCTCAGCTGACCCATATATTTGAAACGAATCCGGAATTTAAAGAAGATCAATTATCAACTTTGCAAAAGCACGTTCTATATGCCGAGCACGAAGCAATTGATAAATTATTGCGTGAGGACATCATTTCAAATGAAGTGGCTGAAAAAGAGCATGAAGATGTGACTGATTCAATCGTCAAAATTGGAGAAAAGCACTAAAGCTTGGCTTTTTTAAACAACGCTGTTGATTTCCGCGCAAGACTTCGCTATCCGCGGCCGGGGAGCCTCCTCGGCTATCGTCTCCGGGGTCTCCCTGACTCCCCTTTTCCCGCCGGAGTCTTCGATTTGCCCTCCAATCAACAGCTGGGGAGAGCTTATACAACAATAAGCTTTAACAAAGCCTAAAGTTTAAAAGCTAAAGGAGGAAATCCATTATGGATTTCCTCCTTTCTCATCAAAAATGGTAATGACAAATCGTTCATGGTCTTCGTCAACCAAAATACAATATTCACTTAAAGGGGAAAGGCCGATAAGGTTTTGGATTTCTTTTGGTATGAGGACGGCTCCTTTTTCAGATACCATCCTTATATTATGCACTGTAGGATTGTCAGGGCTTTTGATGATGATTGAACCGTCATAATAAAATATTTCAGCCTGGTTCCCGGGTTTCAGGTCGAATTCATCCAGCCATCTGCGTGGCAGCTTGACATACCCCGTTTTATTGAAGTCTTTGCATTTATACAGTTTAGTCATGATACCATCTCCTAGTATTCTATATACCCAGAGGATGGAGATCAAACGTTTTTAAGGGGAATTTTTTGCTTGTTCTTGAATCATCTCATGGAGGCTTGAAATAAATTGATTATGGATATGGTCAAATCTCAGGCATTCTGTTTTTAATGAAACGCTGCCTTCTTGAACCAAATGAAGCATGTCTTTTAATTGTTCCCTCCAGCGGGGGATTGCTTCATTCAGATTGAATTGAATAAATCGTATCAAAACTTTCATGGAATGATGAAGCGATTCCAATTTCTGCTTTGTTTCCTGAAAAATGACCAATCTCACATTTAACTCAATTATGCAATCCGCAAGCCTTTTTTCAGTGCCTCCATCCAAGGTGGGGGCCATTCTTTTTTGAAGAATTGATAATGATTGAATGAATTCCTTTATTTTTGCGTTGTGGTACTCGTAATCGTCTTCCAATTTCGCAAGTGTTGTTTTCTCTTCATTCAATAAAGTATCAAGAATTCGACCAAGCTTAAGTTGTAGCCTTTCCACTTGAGCTTCAACCTGCAAGCACTTTGAAAGGAGGGGGCGCGGACTGTTTTTCAATCCAAAAAACCATTTTCGGGACGGGCTTTTTTGAATATTCCTTAAGTCTCGAAAGTCTATGCTTTCCAATTTGGTCAATATTTCTGACAATAATTGATGAACGTGTCTCATCTCACTTGAATGGATGTGATTCAATAAATGGGAGTCGAAGAAATTAAGTTTGGAATAGTGACGCCTGCATTCATCCTCGATTCCTGAGATATCGGGGATATTCTTCCCGGCTATAGGCATCTCCTTACTAAAGTTACTGTTTGTCATATGAAATCACCAATGTTTTTGTTTTACGTACTCGATTTCCACCTGAAGGTCATGGAGGTCACCCGAATGGAGCTTGATTAAATCATCATTCAATGATTGATTGATTAAGCTCAAAGCCTCCTTGGCTTCGCCCATCGTTTTGCGAAAGGATGGATCATTTAAGCCATTGGCAGATAGTGCAGCATATTTTTCTGTGATTTCAACAGCCGAATCGAGATGCTGATAAAAAAATTGCTCACAGGAAAAAAACAATTGAGGTTTTAGTTTTACAGTATGAAATATTTGTTTGGATAATTTTTGGGTTTCATAGAACTGTCTAAAGGCAGAAATGGATTTTAATTGAAATATTGATTTATTCAGCTTCTTTATTTTTTGTTTGGATTCTTTTAATTGTTGCCGTATGTATGCATACTCTTTACGGTCGAGGCCATATTGCTTATGGATATTGGCTGTTTGCATCCACTTGATGATGAAGTAAATGGCGATTGAAGAACTTATTGCAAGAACGCTAGTAAGGGAAAATGGGATATTCCATGAAAAAAAGCTCAAAAGCCAAATAAAGATCCCGGATAGAGTTGAAATGCAGCTTCTTATGATATAGCGCATGAAAGATTTCATCGTCTTTGGCTCCCTCAATTTGGTAACTCCATCTTATAATATTGACTTCCGGCAAGCAAGTTGTTCACCTACATGGATGGTGCATCTTTTTCTTTGGTGTCTTCAAAATCCATTCTGTGCACAAAAAAAGGAGTGCATTTGCACACCTCCAATTTTTTCCTAATATAAAATATCAAAAGATGAAAATTCTTTTTCTGTTGCCTTCCATGTCCATTGTACATCCCTTACCTTTGAAAAGGGAGTGGGGTTATCCTTCAGTTTGTCGATGAAAGGATAGATGACTTTCTCATCACCTTGTACGAAAACTTCCACTGATCCATCTCCCAGGTTCTTGACCCACCCGTATAAACCATTTTCCATGGCGATTTTTTGGACAGTGAACCGGAAACCGACACCCTGTACTTTGCCCGTTACAAAAATATTAGCGCTTTTGATCAATGCAGCCTCACCTCGATTTATCTTTGGCAAGGATTATAACATTCACATATCACCATGTAAAAAATATGAATGTTTCATTACTCTAAAAAGTGTGATTTCCGCTGGAGGATGCTCGTTTTTTGAGCGGCGTCCGGTGATCCCTCAGGACATTGCATTCACTTCTTCGAGCCTAACATCGCACGAAGAAAATGCGTATGCATTTTCGAGGAGTCACCCACCTTCCGACCATTAATATGATTAATTCGGGACCAGAAAACCTGTTCAAAAATAATCTTTGTTTCGTTAATAGCCAAAAAATCCTTTCGATTTGAAGGCAATCTCAAACACATTGCTTGTCTATCATCTGAAAATGATGACCTATAGGGATTTGATAAAATTGGCGACAGATCGATTAAATTCATCTGGTTCTTCCAAGAAAGGGCAATGGCAGCTGTTTTCGAATATTTGTAAAACCGATCCCGGAATTGAATGATAAAGATGTTCGCCGGCAGCTACAGGAATCAGTTTTTCGTCCCGTCCGAAACAGAGAAGAGTCGGGGTGGCGATTGACGGAAGAAAATCTCTATAGTCGACGATGGATTGATCGAATAAAATGGCACTGGCGATGGATTCTGGCACCTTATTCACTTCTTCATTCATCCACTTTGCATCCTCTGACGATAAAGGTTCCTTAAACATCAGGGGGATGAATTCGGAAACAAACTGCTCTCTGTTCGTTTGGATTTGCCGCATAAAATGAATAAGCGTAGGTAAATCAAACGCTCCGATATCAAAATCGGACCATTTAAAATCCGAAGCTAACTCATCGACAATAACTGTGCCCTTGACTGATTGGTTTCCGAAAGACTTTAAATATTCCCATACAACAAAAGCACCCATCGACCACCCGACTAGAATGACTTCCTTTAATTTCAGTTTGTTTATAAAGGAGTGGAGGTCAGCGGCATACGATGAAACTGTATGTCCAGAGGGGACTTTGGATGACTTTCCGTGTCCCCGCAGATCAATCGTGATTGTCCGGAATTGCTTTTCAAAAAAAGGAATTTGCTTTTGGAAGAACTTACTGCTCATCCAAACTCCGTGAATGAAAATGATGGGAGTGCCTGTTCCACTGTCCGTATAAAAAAGGATGGTATCATCATTCAGCTTAAATTCCGCCATTGATATTTGCCTCCTAATCGATTAATCAACAACAATATAGCCAATCATCGGCCCTTGATGGGCATAATCTTCGTGCATATTACAGATGATGCGATATACGCCTTCTTTCGTGAATTTTAATGGTACTATTGTTTCTTTTCCTTTCTTCACAGTCCCTTTAATGTTAGTACCTTCAATATAAAAAGGGTGTTCATCACCATTGACCCCATATATTTTCAGATTGACCTTTTCATTTTTTTGCAGGACGATCGTACCGGGATCCCATCTGTATGCCTCGATCATCTTACCATCCTTCGTCGTAGATTTAAATTCTGCAGTGATCATATTGATCGTACGAACCCCTTTATCAGCATCTACTATGGTTTCCACACTATCAGGCTTTAAAGTAAACCATGCTGCGGCACCGATGATCGCCAAGAATAATAATAGAATTGCGACAATATTCTTCTTTTTGATGACAATGAAATTCAAATCTCTTCCCCCTTCAATATCAAATTACTTAACTATATGCAGACAAGCCTGTAATTTTTCCGTTTTTTTCCCTTTTGAAAGGAGCTTGCTAAAATGGCACAACTTTTGAACGAAGGAATATATTATAAGCATCTTTAGGCTGGGGTGACAGTCATGTCCGTATATCAAAACCAAAATGTGGTTAATAGATTGAAATTAGCAAGATGGCTTCAAGTAATATACGAAGAGACGATAGAGAATGAAGGAAATTGTTTGAATGAGATAGATTTCAGCATTCGTAATTTGTATGCGTACCTAAAGCTGAGAAGGTTACGGCTGCATCATCTGGAATCAAAGATGCTATCGGAAGGCCTCGGGTCATTCAAACAGTCAGAAGAACACGTAGAGCACTTTTTACAAAAGAGCATCGAAAATTTAACAAACCGTCCTATCGGAAGCGAAGGAAGATATGACTGGTGGAAAGCCACGCGGTTAAGAAAGGAAAGGGCAACATGCCTATTCGGTGCATACGATTCGGAGAAAACAGTAAAAAAAATGGTCACCATGGATATGAATATGAGTAATGAAACAATTGAGAGGCTTCTCAAGTGCGGGATGGATTTGGCAAGGATTAATTGCTCCCACGACAGTCCAGGAGAATGGATCAAAATGATATATAAAATCAAACAGATTGAGGCTGCCATCGGCAATGATGGATGTCAAATATTCATGGATCTCCCTGGGCCAAAGATTCGTGTAAAAAATATATTATATAATCCATATACGACGAAGGTTTCCGTCAATTCTGATGAAGCCAAGCAAGGAATGGTGGCAGAAAGGAAGATGAACGATGTCGAGGATGTCAAAGCAAGTTTTATGATAGAAATCAAGGGAAGGGACCATTTTCAATCGATTGAAGGAAATGAAGTGCTGGAAATTAAACAAGGGAATGAACAGAAAGCTAAACTGAACATTATTAAGGTATTGGATGACCACAGCTTATTGGTTGAAACGCATGAGTCATTCGAAGTCAACCAGAATTGTAAGCTGTTTATCGGAAACACTGGAATTGATATTACAAATGTACAACTTGATCCGATGCAGATGAGACTGAAAAAAGGGTATAAAGTAAGAATTTATCTAGATGAAAACAATTTCAAACGAATCAGGGGAAACAGCCAATGCGCTTGTATTTCTGTTTCACATCCAAAGGCATTGAGAAATGTGAGGCTGAAAGACAGGGTCTACTTTGATGATGGCCAAGTCGAGGGAAAGGTGATGCGCATAACCCCTGATTTTATTGAGCTTTTGATTCTCACTCCGTCTGAAAAGGCAAAAAAGATAAAGGCTGGAAAGGGAGTGAACTTTCCCGATTCCTTTGTTCATTTAATGATGCCGAATTTGACGAATCAAGATCTAAAATACCTGCCTGTCATCATTGAACATGCAGATATCATCGGGTTATCTTTTGTCAATCATCCTCAAGACGTAAAAAAGCTAAAGGATATACTTGAAGATTATGGGAGAACCGATATTGGCATCGTCGCAAAAATTGAAACGAAGGAAGGTGTCAATCAACTTTCCAGCATTTTGGAGGAAGGTCTTCAATATCCAAAATTCGGTGTTATGATTGCCAGGGGTGATCTAGCAGTCGAAATCGGCTTTCAAACGATGATTTCAATTCAGCAGCATATTATCAGTATGTGCAACGCTGCACATGTGCCTGTGATTTGGGCAACAGAAGTACTGGAGCTGTTAACCAAAAAAGGTCAGCCAAGCAGGTCTGAAATCTCAGATGTCTTTTTAGGGAGCAAATCAGATTGCATCATGTTAAATAAAGGACCTTATATTTCAGAGTCATTAAAGATGCTCGATATGCTCCTTCAAGGCGAAATAACATCCAATGTCTTTTATCGCAGCGATACCCGCAATTTTTTTCAATCGCAGTTTGAAATAATGAATATAAGGAGAACTACTTAATCCATACAGAACCGTGGAGGGGATTTCCACTGCACGCTGGCGGAATTCATTCTTGATGCCCTTAAGGCGCGGAAAACTATATAATGGTCACCAGAATCGAGATCTGATGCCCGTCAAGTGCGGAAAACTCTATAACGGTCACCAGATTCGGGGTCTGATGCCCTTTAGGCGCGGAAAACTATATAATGGTCACCAGATTCGGGGTCTGATGCCCTTAAGGCGCGGAAAACTCTATAACGGTCACCAGAGTGGAGATCTGATGCCCTTTAGGAGCGGAAAACTATATAACGGTCACCAGATTCGGGGTCTGATGCCCTTAAGGCGCGGAAAACTATATAATGGTCACCAGAGTGGAGATCTGATGCCCTTTAGGCGCGGAAAACTCTATAACGGTCACCAGAGTGGAGATCTGATGCCCTTTAGGCGCGAAAAACTCTATAACGGTCACCAGAGTGGAGATCTGATGCCCTTTAGGCGCGGAAAACTATATAACGGTCACCAGATTCGGGGTCTGATGCCCTTAAGGCGCGGAAAACTCTATAACGGTCACCAGAGTGGAGATCTGATGCCCTTTAGGCGCGGAAAACTATATAACGGTCACCAGATTCGGGGTCTGATGCCCTTAAGGCGCGGAAAACTATATAATGGTCACCAGAATCGAGATCTGATGCCCGTCAAGCGCGAAAAACTATATAACGGTCACCAGAGTGGAGATCTGATGCCCTTTAGACGCAGAAAACTATATAACGGTCACCAGATTCGGGGTCTGATGCCCTTAAGGCGCGGAAAACTCTATAACGGTCACCAGAATTGGTGTCTGATGCCCTTAAGGCGCGGAAAACTCTATAACGGTCACCAGAGTGGAGATCTGATGCCCTTTAGACGCGAAAATCTATATAACGGTCACCAGAATCGAAATCTGATGCCCTTTAGGCGCAGAAAACTTTATAACGGTCACCAGAATCGAGATCTGATGCCCGTCAAGCGCGAAAAACTATATAATGGTCACCAGAATCAAAATCTGATGCACTCCAAGCGCGTAAATCTTAAACAGGTGTTCAAATTCTAATTCTAGTCACCTTTCTGAGCGAGGGGCAAGCAGCTTGCTTGCTCCGGTTGACATCTTCCGAGGCTAAGAATAGGACCAAAGGGGATCGAGAGGATATTCTCTCGATCCCTTTGGTGTACAAACTGAAAAGTAAGTAATTTTTACCATGTTTTTTTCAAAAACCGCTTTAGCATGTCATCGCTGTTTCATTTTCTTAACAATCACTACTTTTTTCCCGTGCTTATGAATGTGAATGATAAAATATGGCTTAGAATGTAGGAAGATAGGTTAGGTGGATGTATGATTAGAAGATGGACAATGATGATTTTTGCATTGATTTTTGTTTTAAGCAATTCGTACCATACTTTTGCAAAGGACAAAGATGAATCTTTAACGATTAGAAGTCAAGCAGCAGCGGTATTGGACTCGACCACTGGTACAGTACTATATCAGAAAAACGGAAATAAAAAAATGTACCCGGCTAGTCTTACAAAGATTGCGACGGCGATATATGCAATTGAAAAAGGAAAGCTGGATGACAAGGTGACCGTGAGCAAAAACGCGGCTTCCGTTGATGGAACGCGGGTTTACTTAGATGAAGGAGAAGTTGTGACTTTGAAGCACCTCCTCCAAGGTATGCTGATCAACAGCGGAAATGATGCAGCAATTGCAGTTGCGGAACACATTGATGGAAGCGTTCCAAAATTTGCTGAACACATCAATGCGTATTTGAAAAAGCAGATTGGTGTCAAACACACTCATTTTGTAAATCCTAATGGACTTTATGATCCAGAACATTACACAACTGCAAATGATCTGGCCAAGATTACAAATTATGCAATGAAGAATGAAACGTTCCGCCAAATTTTTGGTACAAAACAGCTTAAGTGGAATGGAGAATCGTGGAATACAACCTTATATACCCATCATCGGATGCTCAAAGGTGAAATACCTTACAAGGGCATTACAGGAGGCAAGACGGGTTTTGTGAATGAGTCTGGCCACACTCTTGCCACGACAGCACAAAGTTCAAATATCCATTTGACGGTTATTACAATGGATGCCATATATAAAAAAAATGCATACAAGGATACGAAAACTCTCCTTGACTACGGGTTTTCCCACTTCAAAACGATTAAAGTCCCAAAAGGCAGTATGTTTACGAAAGGAAAGAAAAAATACGAAGCCAACAAGGATTTATTTTTCACAAAAAATTTAAGTACTTCTGTCAAAGAAGAAGTGGAGAAAAACGGACTATTAAAAATAGTGGATAAAACCGGGGATGTAATTGACGAATTCCCTTTATCAGAGAAGAAAGTGCATGCGGCACAAGGGGATCTTCCACACAAGGGTAAGAAAGAAGATTCTGATCTGCATTCTTCAATAATGGTCAGTGCGGTGTCAATTATGTTATTCTTCATGACCACGCTTTTCATCAGGAAACTCATCAGGAAAATAAAACGCTGAATCATTTCAGGCGAGGCTGCCCCATAGGTGATATGACTATGCGGCAGCCTCTTTTGCATCCTCCAATACTTCATTCTTTCGGTCGCTGGTAAACAATGCTATAGTAGAAGCAATCATTTAGATGAAAAAGGGGGGACAGCTCATGAATGAAGCAGCTATTGATCAATATTCCCGTCCATTGAAGGATTTAAGAATTTCGGTAACAGACAGGTGCAATTTTCGCTGCCGATACTGTATGCCGGCTGAAATATATGGCCCTGATTTCCCATTTTTAAAGCACTCGGAAATATTGACCTTTGAAGAAATCGAAAGAATTGTGAATGCATCAGCCCAGCTTGGCGTTGAAAAAGTGAAAATCACTGGAGGAGAACCGCTTCTTCGAAAACAGCTGCCTGAATTGATCCACAAGCTGTTCAATATAGAAGGCATCCGGGATATAGGATTGACAACGAATGGGATGCTCTTGCCCAATTTGGCAGCTAAATTAAAATCAGCAGGATTAAAAAGAAT is a window of Falsibacillus albus DNA encoding:
- a CDS encoding vWA domain-containing protein yields the protein MQRFIQFNDEKIDSMLFMELTDLAKTLAKDEEYEVEFGVQSYLDLIGKKVYVSHFWNHRTQDEIWAGMKSDVFLRTVGNLKYTDFNEVIAFISKLKKTGLSSLGKQLFVVFEDLRIEEMIKRERPGTTKAFQVRRSIYRKHFETQQNVNLVKSVFTDALFNTIYLLIHSTSPLEEVPTITEKIELALPFIRQQLMKVYESKSTKENINICLELIDVLDEIVEKDMLNEYFHLPEKVYFKEETSETFDDLKRKDPLKNRDVQEKEKEENEEVFEEEMKTWHRETKDMSKSFLQFDLDQGTQTDLLGEGVREGDAGDQALGIVQGSSKQTSRNDYSQMEAVEKSDAKEGKEGLEFGKENRYAYPIFLKPDPPAPEEIKTYNQLVQSISTYQKKLKKMIEKTLEHKRIQPRTDLHFGRLSKRLLRYFTDDAPRLFYKKSEPSREIDAVFSLLVDCSASMFDKMDETKIGIALFHEALKGVAVPHEIVGFWEDTNDATETSQPNYFKTVIDYTSSTLKRSGAEIMQLEPEEDNRDGYAIRITMEKLLQRHEKQKFLLVFSDGEPAAMGYEQNGIVDTHEAVLEARKQGIEVINVFLSNVEIEESQKKVIQNMYGRFSLFVSNIEDLPDILFPLLRKLLYKSL
- a CDS encoding cation:proton antiporter, translated to MHKLDPHYVFELGLLLVMLAAGITAVAKKFRQPYPIALVIVGAVIGTFDIPGLESLKLFITKGEIFNFVVITLFLPALLGEAALKLPYPHLKNNKEPIAALAFGGTLISFLIIGFSIHYLFDFPIPASFVFAALMSATDPVSVLSIFKSLGVKKRLAIVVEGESLFNDGLAVVLFNISAFYLLSYIDAGWAGLGNGIWEFIKVISLGLMVGGGLGYAFSILTKFYDDYPLEIMFSVILFYGSFLLAESLHASGVIAVVTAAIIFGNFGARIGMSPTTKLNISNFWDVAALLANSLVFLMVGLEITRINLMDKWGLIVGAIVLVLIARTIAVYSSLAFIKSFPTKWKHIINWGGLKGSLSIALVLSLPHDFEGREDILILAFSVVLFSLVVQGLSIKPLIGKLGIKQKSEAMIEYEELLAQLHRYETAIQEIHRIKQKLFITEHVSTELIETYEKRIDMVKAQLTHIFETNPEFKEDQLSTLQKHVLYAEHEAIDKLLREDIISNEVAEKEHEDVTDSIVKIGEKH
- a CDS encoding AbrB/MazE/SpoVT family DNA-binding domain-containing protein, producing the protein MTKLYKCKDFNKTGYVKLPRRWLDEFDLKPGNQAEIFYYDGSIIIKSPDNPTVHNIRMVSEKGAVLIPKEIQNLIGLSPLSEYCILVDEDHERFVITIFDEKGGNP
- a CDS encoding 5-bromo-4-chloroindolyl phosphate hydrolysis family protein — translated: MKSFMRYIIRSCISTLSGIFIWLLSFFSWNIPFSLTSVLAISSSIAIYFIIKWMQTANIHKQYGLDRKEYAYIRQQLKESKQKIKKLNKSIFQLKSISAFRQFYETQKLSKQIFHTVKLKPQLFFSCEQFFYQHLDSAVEITEKYAALSANGLNDPSFRKTMGEAKEALSLINQSLNDDLIKLHSGDLHDLQVEIEYVKQKHW
- a CDS encoding acylphosphatase, translating into MIKSANIFVTGKVQGVGFRFTVQKIAMENGLYGWVKNLGDGSVEVFVQGDEKVIYPFIDKLKDNPTPFSKVRDVQWTWKATEKEFSSFDILY
- a CDS encoding alpha/beta fold hydrolase, which codes for MAEFKLNDDTILFYTDSGTGTPIIFIHGVWMSSKFFQKQIPFFEKQFRTITIDLRGHGKSSKVPSGHTVSSYAADLHSFINKLKLKEVILVGWSMGAFVVWEYLKSFGNQSVKGTVIVDELASDFKWSDFDIGAFDLPTLIHFMRQIQTNREQFVSEFIPLMFKEPLSSEDAKWMNEEVNKVPESIASAILFDQSIVDYRDFLPSIATPTLLCFGRDEKLIPVAAGEHLYHSIPGSVLQIFENSCHCPFLEEPDEFNRSVANFIKSL
- a CDS encoding cupredoxin domain-containing protein, whose translation is MNFIVIKKKNIVAILLLFLAIIGAAAWFTLKPDSVETIVDADKGVRTINMITAEFKSTTKDGKMIEAYRWDPGTIVLQKNEKVNLKIYGVNGDEHPFYIEGTNIKGTVKKGKETIVPLKFTKEGVYRIICNMHEDYAHQGPMIGYIVVD
- a CDS encoding pyruvate kinase, with product MSVYQNQNVVNRLKLARWLQVIYEETIENEGNCLNEIDFSIRNLYAYLKLRRLRLHHLESKMLSEGLGSFKQSEEHVEHFLQKSIENLTNRPIGSEGRYDWWKATRLRKERATCLFGAYDSEKTVKKMVTMDMNMSNETIERLLKCGMDLARINCSHDSPGEWIKMIYKIKQIEAAIGNDGCQIFMDLPGPKIRVKNILYNPYTTKVSVNSDEAKQGMVAERKMNDVEDVKASFMIEIKGRDHFQSIEGNEVLEIKQGNEQKAKLNIIKVLDDHSLLVETHESFEVNQNCKLFIGNTGIDITNVQLDPMQMRLKKGYKVRIYLDENNFKRIRGNSQCACISVSHPKALRNVRLKDRVYFDDGQVEGKVMRITPDFIELLILTPSEKAKKIKAGKGVNFPDSFVHLMMPNLTNQDLKYLPVIIEHADIIGLSFVNHPQDVKKLKDILEDYGRTDIGIVAKIETKEGVNQLSSILEEGLQYPKFGVMIARGDLAVEIGFQTMISIQQHIISMCNAAHVPVIWATEVLELLTKKGQPSRSEISDVFLGSKSDCIMLNKGPYISESLKMLDMLLQGEITSNVFYRSDTRNFFQSQFEIMNIRRTT